GCTCAGCCTGACCAGCCTGCCCCACTCACCCAAGTCTCCGAGACCATCCGCGAGTTGCTGCGAGAACCCGCCCTCAGTGACGCGATCGCTCAGGTGATCATCCAGCATTTGCAAGCCACGGGAGCGATCGCCGCCGACGAGCCCATGATCCACACCCAAGTCACCTCCCGCTATGGTGGTCTCACGGCCCTACGTCAGGTCATGGGAGCGATCGCCCTGGTACTGTTGATTCTCTGTGGACGCAATACCCTGCAAGCCATTCAGATGGATTCCCCCAGTCATGCCCTAGGTCTATGGCTCTCCGGGATCTCCATTAGCAGTGGTCTAGGATTGGTTATCTTACTCATTCTGGAAGTGTTTCTAGGCGCAGGGAAAGAGCAGGAAGTCGAGCGACTCCAGGGAACCATGCGGGTGCGAGACTATACCTTCACCCCCGCCATCAATCGCCTGCCTGTGGTTCTAGCGCTCTTATCCATCGGCTTTTCTGCAATTATCCTTGGCTTCTCCAGCCTGTATAGCGAACTGGTACGCCAAGATCCCAGCCATTTTTCTGGACTCGATCCAGGTTTGGTCGCCATCTATTTTGCCTTTGTCACCTTTTCCACCGTTGGCTTCGGTGACATCCATGCCGTCTCTCTGATCGCCCGAGCTGCTGTGACCAGCGAAATAGCGATCGCCATGTTTTTTAGCTTGGTTGTACTGTCCACAACCCTATCCTGGATCACCGCCTACGAACGGCAGCAGCATGAAGAATTTATCAAGCAGCGCGTTCAGGGGCTCCAGGCTCCACCATCTGTGCCATCCAATACCTCAGCGTCATCTAGGCAATAAGTCGCAAGGCTGTCACCAGAGTCGGGAGTGTTGCTGAATCACAGATGAACCTCAAGCTAGAAGCGCTATCCCCTACAAACGTCTGCGGAGTCGTACTGCTATGGCATCCACCCTGGCGACTGTCCTAGAGCCAGCGGGTGTTGACTAGTGGGCATTCAAAGTTATTTACGTCTGGAGAGTTTGACGATAATCTGAAGCAGTTAGAATTTTCTGGCAAGCTTGCTGAATCATCTGTCTCAGCCAAAGATTAGCAGAGTCGCGATCGCTTAGCCTACTCCACACCATAGACACCGACCAAGTGGATAGATCGAGAGGAATTTCAAAGGATTGCAGGGGATAGTGCTTAGTCAGGTGCATCTCCAAACAAGCGGGAATTGCCGCCAGTAGATCCGACGAAGCGATCGCATTGGGTAGCGCAAACCAATAGGGAACAGTGAGGGAAATGCGGCGTTGTAATCCCTGTTGGGCTAGCGCCTGGTCGATAGCACCAACAGCATCTCGCCGTAGCGTAAACAGGGCATGGGGAAACGCAGCAAACTTTTCCAGGCTGATGGCACCCTGTTCAAACGCCGGATGTCCCACGCGACCGATACCGACAAATCGCTCTGGGAGTAGGTTTTCCTGCATAATATAGGGCGGCAGATCCGTAAAGGTTCCCAGAGCTACATCAACTAGGCCGTCTTCTAACACATCTGTAATAGAGGATTTGTCTACCGGCAGCAGACGTAGATCGACTTGAGGAGCCCGATCGCTCAAGATCATCAGCAGTTCGGGCAATACTAAGCTAGCAAAATAATCGGATGTGGCGATGGTGAATATTTGCTGGGATTGGGCAGGGTCAAAGATTTTTAGGTCTGCCAGAGTGGCTCGAATAGTATCCAGAGCAGCAGCAACCTGGGGAGCGATCGCCACAGCTTTTACGGTTGGCTTCATCTCTCGCCTCACCCGCACAAATAGATCATCGGCAAAGAGCGATCGCAATCGCCCCAAGGCCGCACTCATCGCCGGCTGCCCCACATGGATGCGTTGGGCAGCTCCCGTAACGCTGCGTTCGATGTAGAGTGCTTCGAAGGCCACGAGGAGGTTGAGATCGATCCCACTCAAGTCAATTGATTTCATTGATAGATGTAATTTTCACAATCAATTTGATTTATCTTGATTGTGCCACTATCTTAGTTTGTAGGCAAGAACTTTGGCGTTGCTGGTTAGTAAGATGACTCCACAACGTGAGGACGTGTTGAGCGAAAACGCGCAGGTAATTACAGAGCTAAACATCGATGGCCATTTATTCTAAAGTACTCTTATGACCTTGCCCCCTATCTATACCAATACACCTACCAACCTGCTTCCAGCAGAATCTGTGGCTACCTTCCCGGTCAATACGTTTCTAGAAAACTTGGCGATCGCTCCTTCCGGCGACATCTATATCACCAATCACGAAATCGGTGAGATCGTTAAACTTGCCCCAGACGGTAGCCTGACTGTATATGCCCAACTTAGCGGTAAAGTCAGCGGCATTGCCTTGATTTCTCCAAATCAATTATTAGTCAACGGTTGGAATAGAGAAGGAGTCCCTTTTGTAGCCATAGTGTCAAACGGTGAGGTAGAGGTTCTGCTAACCTTACCCAATGCTATCTTCCTCAATGGCATCACGCCATTAACGGCTAACTGCTATCTCATGGCTGATTCCTATCGGGGAGCGATCTGGTCATTCGATACTACGACAAAAACCGTCAACCTATGGCTGGAGCATCCTCTCCTAGCTCGGAGTGATGAAACGAGCGTATTTCCGGCAGCTAATGGGTTAAAGCGATTTGGCCAGACCCTTTACGTATCCAACACTCAGCAAATGTTGCTCTTACAGATTCCTCTAGATGAAGCGCTCAATCCCCAAGAGCCAGAGGTTTTTATTCAAGGCACGAACCTTGATGATTTTGCCTTTGACGATCACGGCAATCTCTATGGAGCGACCCATGTTTACAACAGCGTGATTCGCATTGAGCCCAATGGCCACACCACCATCGTGGCCCAGGCTGAACAGGGAGTAACAGGCTGCACCGCCGTGGCCTTCTACGGCACCGACTTGTATGTCGTCAACAACGGCGGCATGTTCTTACCTCCAGCGACGGGGGTAGAGCCTGCCCAGGTGGTGCGCTTAGCGGCTAGGGTCAGCGGTGCGCCACTGTTGCTTGAGGATTAGAGTCATGCAGCCCGATCCTCCGGTCACAGTGGATGTGGTGCAGCGGGCTAGACCTGGCAAAGCCAGGGAGTTTGAAGCCTTGCTAGAGCAAATTCTCAACACCGCCAGCACCTTCGAGGGCTATTTGGGCGCATCAGTGTTTCGTCCTAGCGAACCAGGAGATGGAGAATACCGTATTGTCTTCAAGTTTGATCGGCTAGACCATCTGAAGCAGTGGGAACATTCGACCCTTCGTCAACAGTTTCTGAATCAGGCTAAGGAACTAACAGTTGATACCGGTCACTTCTCCATTATAACCGGGTTAGAAACTTGGTTTACCCTGTCTGCAAAGCCAGGAATGCAGCCACCTCCCCGCTACAAAATGGCACTGGTCTCTGGCATGGCAATTTTTGGCATTAACCAGCTTTTGAGACTGTTGCCACTCATCTGGCTAGCACCCTTGCCAGATCTACTGGAACGACTGATTTTGGTGTTTATCACCACTACCTTAATGACCTATGGGGTAATGCCAAGGCTCACCAAACTATTGGCGAGATGGCTGTATCCCAGACGTTGATCACGCAAGTCATATCTCAATAAATTACTCAACAAGGAGAGACTACAATGGCTAACTATTGCATCATTGTCGGCATGGGCGAAGGTAATGGCATGGCGATCGCTCGCCGGTTTGCCAAGGAGGGGTTCACCCTTGTCATGATGGCTCGCAATGAACAAAAGCTCCAGAGCTACCAATCGACGCTACAAGCGGAAGGTATCACCTCCCACTATTTCTTGGCGGATGCTGGGGATGAAGCGGAGTTAAACACCGCGTTGACTGCAATTCAAGACCAGTTGGGAGTTCCTGCAGTACTTATTTATAATGCCGCTGTTCCGCGAATGGAAAATATGTTGCAGACCAGCTATGAAACGCTGGTGAATGATTTTCGGGCCAATGTGGCCGGGGCAATGACCTGCATTCAAGCCGTTCTCCCAGCAATGCAGAGTCAGCAGCAAGGCACTATTCTGTTCACAGGAGGTGGATTTGCCCTGTATCCCCAGCCCGACTTTGTGTCGCTGTCTATCGGCAAAGCTGGACTTCGCGTCTTGGCTAATACCCTCCATGCGGCCCTCAAAGATTCCCCCATCAAAGTAGGTACCGTCACCATCTGTGGCACCGTCAATGGGGATGACCCCAAATACAGTAGCGATCGCATTGCCGAGGAATATTGGCAACTCCATGTATCTGACAACTTAGACTATGAAACCGTTTACTAACCATTGAAGGTCGCCCAAAGATAATGCTATTCATCTAGCCAGAAAGCTACAGGATACATTTCTTATCCTAGCTCTCTTTCTAAACTTGGGACAGCAACTAATCTGAGCCCTTCCTCCTGCGGGCTACTGCATGCACAGGTTCAAAGTTTGTGACCACAAGTTCTGGAACCTTTGCCTAGTAGGGTGTTGTTAGGCGCGGACGTAACGCACATTCTATGAAACTTGGATGCGTTACGCCAATCGCTTCAGCGGCGGTACGGTGCGGACTATAGGCATCCTACTAGAGCAGAAGGCTTGGCTGAATTGCAATATGATTTTCGCCAACGAACTTTGAGCACGATGCTCAAAGTTCGTTGATCGTGCATGAGGTGTGAGCGTCTCGCTCATATTCTGATGTCATATCTTCATTCATCAACATCACATAAAAAAGTCTGAGGCTAGGCGAACCCAACCTCAGACAGCAATGGAAACTAAGGTATTGATTGAGTAGAGTACTACTTGACGAAGAGCATCTCCTGATAGGTTGGCAAGGGCCAGAAGCTATCAGCAATTTCTCCTTCTAGGGCATCTGCGTAGCCACGAACATCATCCATCAATGGACGAAGGGTTTTGGCACAGTACTGCATCTTCTCTTCGGTGCTAGCAAAGTCATGCTTACCTAGAGCATCACTCAACTGCCCCACAGCAGCAATCATCGAGTTGGTCAAGGTTGCAATCGTCTGAACGCTGCCCTTGTCTAGCTCAATCCCCAGACTAATTAGGTCAGTCATGGTAGATGACAGAGAAGACAGGTAGTTAATTGCCGCTGGATAAATCAATGTTTTGGCCATGCTGATCACCAGCTTGGCTTCCACTTCGATCGACAGAATATACTGCTCTGCATAAACTTCGAAGCGACTTTCCAGTTCAACGGGCGTCAACACTCCTGTCTTTTCAAACAGATCTTCAATGTACTCTTCTTTCAGAACTGGCAAAGCGTCAGCCGTGGTGCGTAGGTTCGATAAGCCACGCTCCTCAACCGCCATTTTGTGCCATTCATCAGAGTAGCCGTTTCCTCCAAAGACTACCGCACCGTGCTCTTCCATGACCTCCTTGAGCACTGTGATGATCGCCGTGCTGCATTCCACGCCCTTGGATAATTCACTCTCTAAGCGATTACCGATCCAATCCAGGGAGTCAGCCAGCATAGTATTCAGGACAATCAACGGCCCCGATACCGATTGACTCGAACCCACGGCGCGAAACTCGAAGCGGTTGCCCGTGAAGGCAAAGGGAGAGGTTCGGTTGCGATCGCCCGCATCCTTAGTCAGATAAGGCAAGACATCTACACCCAAGTCCATGACGCCTTTCTGCCGCGACTCGGTCACCGTTCCGGTTTTAATTTGCTCGAAGACTTCTTCTAGCTGCGTGCCGAGATACACAGACATGATCGCTGGAGGCGCTTCATTGGCACCCAAGCGGTGATCATTACTGGCCGTGGCAATCACAGCCCGCATCAAAGAGCCGTACTTGTGAACCCCACGAATCACCGCACCACAGAAGACCAAAAACTGGGCATTATCATGGGGCGAATCACCGGGATCTAGTAAATTCCCCTGGGTAGCATTCCCTACTGACCAGTTGACATGCTTCCCGGATCCGTTGATGCCCGCAAAGGGTTTTTCATGGAGTAGGCAGGTAAATCCATGCTTCTTAGCGGTATGACGCAGGACGGTCATTAGGAGCTGCTGGTGGTCGCTGGCAACGTTAGCGGCTTCAAAGAAAGGAGCAATTTCAAACTGCCCAGGAGCCACTTCATTATGTCGCGTCTTGGCTGGAATCCCCAGTTTATAAAGCGTTGACTCCACATCCTGCATGAAGACCTGTACCCGTTCGGGAATGGCTCCAAAGTAGTGGTCATCAAACTCTTGCCCCTTCGCTGGCGCTTTGCCAAATAGGGTACGTCCAGCTAACAGCAAATCTGGCCGCTGGCTGGCAAAGTTAGTATCCACCAAGAAATACTCTTGCTCGGCACCACAGCTAGAGTTCACTGGCGCAACGTTTGTATTTCCCAGGATTTTCAATACCTTATTTGCAGCTTTATCCATCGCCGTGATGGAGCGCAGGAGAGGAACTTTTTTATCTAATGCTTCACCTGTCCAGGATACAAACACCGTGGGAATACACAGGGTTGATCCATTGTCCGTCTCCATGATGTAGGCGGGGCTCGTCACGTCCCAGCCGGTGTAGCCCCGAGCTTCGAAGGTATCGCGAATGCCGCCGTTCGGGAATGACGAGCCATCCGGCTCCCCTTGCACCAGCACCTTGCCCGAAAATTCTGAGATGACATTACCATCCCCCTGCACCGAGATGAAGCCATCATGCTTCTCGGCCGTGAGGTTGGTCATGGGGTAGAACACGTGGGCGTAGTAGAGCGCCCCCTTAGACATGGCCCAGTCTCGCATTGCCGTTGCAACGGTATCAGCAATGGAAGGATCGAGCCGCTCTCCCGTCAAGATGGTGTTTTTAATCGACTTGAAGACAGGCTTAGGGAGACTCGCCTGCATTTTGCTGAGGTTGAAGACATTCTCTGCCCAGATCTCTTCGAGACGCTCCGGGGGCTTGGGCGGCATCAGCTCTCGATTAATAATCTGATGGACGGCTTGAACACGGGCAGCATTTCCACTCATACAGGTTCCTTAGGATCGAACTTCTTGATAGTACTCAAAGCCGATCGTTGAAATAGACAGCAGAGATACCAAACTTCAACTATTCGGTCTTGGATCTTACGTTCTACACGAGCAAGAGTGCTGACAGGTTGGACAATCTAGGTGAATCTGGCGGCGTTCGGTGGGTAGCCTAAGCTTTTGGCAACACACTGGGCAGTCAAAGGTCACCTTCATCTCTCCATCCACCCATTCAAATCGATAGTCGGCAAACTGCGATCGCTTCCCCGTCTGAGGCGATCGCTTCGTCCACCACCGCCGCCCAAGATAGAGCCACCGCCACCATATCAGGCTACGAGCGAAAGGCGGTCTCGCTCCTTCCCTGCGGGCTATACGCAAGCCTTGACGATAAAGCTCCCGCGCCTGGAGCGTCAGGAGGCGATCAATACGTTCATTGAACAGCAGCGATCGCTTAGCCAACACATAGGCAAATTCCTCCGGCGTTAGGTAGCCTACCTTCGATGCCGAAAAATGGCGTATGGTTCTAGGGCCAACATAGCCAAAGTCAAGAGAGTCCTGTACTGAGATCCGGAATGCATTCAAGCAGGGCCATCCTACCCCTAGATATGTTGCAGCGGTATCGGTAAGAATTTCGTTCTCCAGAACATTTGGAAACGCTATCTTTAGGCGATATAAAAAGATATGAACAATTTCATGGGCAAGCAGGGCTGGAATATCTTGGCTATCGAAACGATAACGCTCATGCAAGCGCACCAGATAATCATCTGCAGAAGACAGTTCTACTTGGGCAGGGCAGGGCAAGCTAGAACTAAAATTCACCAAGATTCTACCTATCGGCAAGCCTAGATAATGCGCGATGCGTCCGGCTAGCTGCTGCACCTCAATCACAATATCTGCTGATGGATGAATGAAGATATCTGCGGGTGGAAGACTAGCTGCATACATCGACAGCTTTTGCTGAGGCAAGCGTTGATGCAGCAGCTTAATTGATGTCTTGACGCTGCTCAGGTGCGGGTATCCTCGCACAATTTTTGCCGTTGAATGATCGGTTGGTTGTTTCATGCCACAACAGGAGCCCAGATGATGATGGGTGGATCAACAGACAGGAAAACGGCATAA
The Leptolyngbya sp. CCY15150 DNA segment above includes these coding regions:
- a CDS encoding SDR family NAD(P)-dependent oxidoreductase, with product MANYCIIVGMGEGNGMAIARRFAKEGFTLVMMARNEQKLQSYQSTLQAEGITSHYFLADAGDEAELNTALTAIQDQLGVPAVLIYNAAVPRMENMLQTSYETLVNDFRANVAGAMTCIQAVLPAMQSQQQGTILFTGGGFALYPQPDFVSLSIGKAGLRVLANTLHAALKDSPIKVGTVTICGTVNGDDPKYSSDRIAEEYWQLHVSDNLDYETVY
- a CDS encoding antibiotic biosynthesis monooxygenase, translated to MQPDPPVTVDVVQRARPGKAREFEALLEQILNTASTFEGYLGASVFRPSEPGDGEYRIVFKFDRLDHLKQWEHSTLRQQFLNQAKELTVDTGHFSIITGLETWFTLSAKPGMQPPPRYKMALVSGMAIFGINQLLRLLPLIWLAPLPDLLERLILVFITTTLMTYGVMPRLTKLLARWLYPRR
- a CDS encoding potassium channel family protein, which gives rise to MNPPPSAQPDQPAPLTQVSETIRELLREPALSDAIAQVIIQHLQATGAIAADEPMIHTQVTSRYGGLTALRQVMGAIALVLLILCGRNTLQAIQMDSPSHALGLWLSGISISSGLGLVILLILEVFLGAGKEQEVERLQGTMRVRDYTFTPAINRLPVVLALLSIGFSAIILGFSSLYSELVRQDPSHFSGLDPGLVAIYFAFVTFSTVGFGDIHAVSLIARAAVTSEIAIAMFFSLVVLSTTLSWITAYERQQHEEFIKQRVQGLQAPPSVPSNTSASSRQ
- a CDS encoding glutamine synthetase III; amino-acid sequence: MSGNAARVQAVHQIINRELMPPKPPERLEEIWAENVFNLSKMQASLPKPVFKSIKNTILTGERLDPSIADTVATAMRDWAMSKGALYYAHVFYPMTNLTAEKHDGFISVQGDGNVISEFSGKVLVQGEPDGSSFPNGGIRDTFEARGYTGWDVTSPAYIMETDNGSTLCIPTVFVSWTGEALDKKVPLLRSITAMDKAANKVLKILGNTNVAPVNSSCGAEQEYFLVDTNFASQRPDLLLAGRTLFGKAPAKGQEFDDHYFGAIPERVQVFMQDVESTLYKLGIPAKTRHNEVAPGQFEIAPFFEAANVASDHQQLLMTVLRHTAKKHGFTCLLHEKPFAGINGSGKHVNWSVGNATQGNLLDPGDSPHDNAQFLVFCGAVIRGVHKYGSLMRAVIATASNDHRLGANEAPPAIMSVYLGTQLEEVFEQIKTGTVTESRQKGVMDLGVDVLPYLTKDAGDRNRTSPFAFTGNRFEFRAVGSSQSVSGPLIVLNTMLADSLDWIGNRLESELSKGVECSTAIITVLKEVMEEHGAVVFGGNGYSDEWHKMAVEERGLSNLRTTADALPVLKEEYIEDLFEKTGVLTPVELESRFEVYAEQYILSIEVEAKLVISMAKTLIYPAAINYLSSLSSTMTDLISLGIELDKGSVQTIATLTNSMIAAVGQLSDALGKHDFASTEEKMQYCAKTLRPLMDDVRGYADALEGEIADSFWPLPTYQEMLFVK
- a CDS encoding LysR family transcriptional regulator, with translation MKSIDLSGIDLNLLVAFEALYIERSVTGAAQRIHVGQPAMSAALGRLRSLFADDLFVRVRREMKPTVKAVAIAPQVAAALDTIRATLADLKIFDPAQSQQIFTIATSDYFASLVLPELLMILSDRAPQVDLRLLPVDKSSITDVLEDGLVDVALGTFTDLPPYIMQENLLPERFVGIGRVGHPAFEQGAISLEKFAAFPHALFTLRRDAVGAIDQALAQQGLQRRISLTVPYWFALPNAIASSDLLAAIPACLEMHLTKHYPLQSFEIPLDLSTWSVSMVWSRLSDRDSANLWLRQMIQQACQKILTASDYRQTLQT
- a CDS encoding SMP-30/gluconolactonase/LRE family protein, which translates into the protein MTLPPIYTNTPTNLLPAESVATFPVNTFLENLAIAPSGDIYITNHEIGEIVKLAPDGSLTVYAQLSGKVSGIALISPNQLLVNGWNREGVPFVAIVSNGEVEVLLTLPNAIFLNGITPLTANCYLMADSYRGAIWSFDTTTKTVNLWLEHPLLARSDETSVFPAANGLKRFGQTLYVSNTQQMLLLQIPLDEALNPQEPEVFIQGTNLDDFAFDDHGNLYGATHVYNSVIRIEPNGHTTIVAQAEQGVTGCTAVAFYGTDLYVVNNGGMFLPPATGVEPAQVVRLAARVSGAPLLLED